cctccggtTCGAAATACTCGTCGCGCTGGTCAATTTGCAAAAACACCCACCCCTTTATTCCGACACAACAAGCGATCCTCGCCGCTGCTCTCGCCCCCTCCCGTGACTCTGCTTGCTCCGCCGCGCCATCGTCGGCCTCCGTGCAGCTCGCCCGCGCCTTCCTcccgctccctcctccctgcgTAGCTCCTCCGCCCCCTTCTCTACGCAGCTCGCCCGCTCCCTCCTCCGGCTTACTCCTCTGCGTAGCTCCCCCTCTCACTCCATTGGGAAAAATGGCATCTTTCTCCTCTGCAGAACACAGCGCCGCCTAGCACTTCGCCATGGACGCGCTCAGCTTCGTGGTACCGCGGATCCTCCTCTTCGCTGTCACCCACGGCTCCGGGGTGTTCATAATGCCCTGCCACATCCCGCAAGGGCTCCGGGGTGGCTGGAGATCTGTGGCGGTGGAGGGGATCGTGCTGTCACCTCGCCGGACGGCTACAAGAAGGTCACCATATGAAGACCGCCTTCTTCATCACCGCTCTAGGTACTGCCAATTTTCATCATGGAAAAGTTTTTCTGCAATTTCTGCAATTTTGTACAGAGTACTGGGGTACAGTAGCTCTTTTTTTGCCTGAAAGAGCATCAACCATGGCTGCAATTTTGTCTGTACTGTGTAGATTGCTACAGCGAACATGTGTAGATTTTCTGCAATTTAAATCTATGTGCAGATTGACCTCCAGCTGACAtcagtatggttaatgttcagttCATCTGGATGAATTGGGTCTAACTTTGTGGTTTCACATCTGGGTATTGGAGCATATGCAACCTTGAATTTTTGGGCATTACCAATGCAATCATATGATGTTCTGATCATTACATCACTGTGTAGATTTTGACTCAAAATTTCTACAATTTTCCATGGAGTAGTACTGCAGAGAACTGGACTAATTTTCTGTAATTTTCCACGGAGTAGTTCTACAGAGAACAGGAATAATTTTCCATGGTGCTATGGTGCTTTATGGTGCAAAATGAACAGTACAATTAACCTTACTCCTTCAAATATTTTCTACTCTGTAAACAACAACATAATGTTGGAGTATGTAAAGAAAAATGAAACAGAGGGAGTTGTGTTTGCAACACACTTGTAGTACTCCATTTATTTAACTCCACTAGAGGGCAATTAAGGCCAACAAGCATGTAAGGAGTAATTCTTGTCCAAACATGTTATTGGAGTAATTCTTGTCcaaatttttcttttttctttttctgctcctCCTTTATCTTCAATTAATCCAAATTATTCCAGTTAATCCAAATTAACAATTAACAACACTCCTACTCTTaataaaagagagaaagagaatTCAGTAAGCTTTTTTACTCCATTAACATACAAATTAACAAAATATGATTATACATGAATATATTCTGGGGTTACATGCAATTAACAGCACATTAACAAATAATCATTAACAATTACTCCCTCTTTCATCTTTCATGTATTTGCTTCTCCTTTAGTGACCCTCTATAATGTCCAAAGTTTTCCAATATAGCTCAGCATCGAATCTTAGATTGATATGTAGCATCCCCTCCCTCTCCATCCTATCTTTGTTCATGTGCGGGATCTTGTATCCTGTACCTCCCTCAACTCTCATAACCTCAATCAGGACTGACTGTAAGGTTATAAACACTCTCGCCAGTTTGTGCACTTCATACCTATCATATGCTTCTTCAACTGATTCTATCAGTTCCTTGATGTTGTTTGGTGCACTTTCAAGCGTCAAGGACTGAATTGAGCTGAAGAAGCAAAGATCCAGGACATTCATATCAGGTGAATTTgcaggctgctgcatcaacctgatatCCAGTTCTGATTCT
This window of the Triticum aestivum cultivar Chinese Spring chromosome 5D, IWGSC CS RefSeq v2.1, whole genome shotgun sequence genome carries:
- the LOC123119036 gene encoding uncharacterized protein isoform X4, coding for MDALSFVVPRILLFAVTHGSGVFIMPCHIPQGLRGGWRSVAVEGIVLSPRRTATRRSPYEDRLLHHRSSAHRIWFFFMEELS
- the LOC123119036 gene encoding uncharacterized protein isoform X2, coding for MDALSFVVPRILLFAVTHGSGVFIMPCHIPQGLRGGWRSVAVEGIVLSPRRTATRRSPYEDRLLHHRSSAHRIWFFFMESGLQTVCVFPYLSPFEPSPQGRIWYIQRPSECPQCRPFVEGN